The DNA region CTTCGTCCATCACTAACAATCTTACGTAAAAAATTCGAAGATTTCTCGCTGGAAGAAATTTTAAACGAGAACGAACCATTCATAGACTCTAACGATAATTGGGAGCGGTTCGCAAAGCTTCGCGATCAAATCGCCGATATGCAATTCCAGTTAGGCGGGGATTTGCCTGCACATTTGCAAGACGCGCTCGATAAAGGATTCGAGAAAATTCACTATCAGATGAACCGGCAGCTTGAAATTGGTAAACGTTTTTACGACGAAAAGAGCGGCAATCGTAAGAAGCGCTGGCATCACGCCCGGATGGAATTGGGCATCGGCGGCGAACCCCAAGAACGTCGAAAAACCTTATTGGAAGCAGTTATGGAGTGGGGCAATGAGGGAATTGCGGAAATGCATGCGTTATTTTCGGCGAATCGGGCAAACGGCGTAATAATAGTACGGGAGCAAACAAATGGCTGATGTATTGGTTGTCTCGGCACATCCTGATGATGTCGAGCTGGCGTGTGCTGGAACGGTTGCGAAATACGTCAATGCGGGAAAAACTGTCGCACTCTTCGATCTTACTCGCGGCGAGTTAGGTACCCGTGGAACACCGGAACAACGGTTACAAGAAGCTTCCGCCGCTGCGAAAGTATTGGGCGTAACAATCCGCGAAAATGCCGGTTTACCCGATGGTAGGATCAGTGATGCCAGTGAAACGCAGAAACTGGCGATTATCTCGGCGATTCGACGTCATCAACCGAAAATACTCATGTATCCTTATCCTGAAGATCGTCATCCCGACCATGGCGCTTGCGGTAGATTGTGCGAGCAAGCAAGTTTTCTGGCAGGATTAACAAAAATTGTTGATGGGAATGTACCACATCGTCCTCAACTCAAGTTTGCTTTTCATCAAGCGTGGGAGCAGAAAACTACTTTTATTGTCGATGTAACGGACACGTGGGAAACGAGGATGGCAGCAATGCGTTGCTTTCAGTCGCAGTTTCACGATCCGAATTCCCAAGAGCCAGAAACTTGGATTGCTTCATCGGATTTTTTGGAGGGGATAGAAGCGCGCGGCAGAAATAATGGCTTCAAAATCGGAGTGAAGTATGGGGAATCGTTCTGGCACCGTGGACCGTTACCAGTGCTCGATCTCATGACACTCTTCCCCGAATCGAAAAGACACGTATAAGCCTCCGGTTACAATACAATTAGATACAAAGAAAAACCGCGATCCTGTACATCGCGGTTCTTTATTTTGCTCGATTCGACTACTTCTTTCGTTTCTTCGTTACCGGTTGCTTGCGGCGCAGTAAGTACAATCCGCCGAGAAATATTCCAACCGATAACATCTGGGAAACAGTCACCGCGGAACCCAAATCGGAAAATGGTTTCATGCTCGATTCATACCATCGGATCGACTCAATAAGAATTCGTACCGGACCGTAAATAGTAAGATACAAACCAAACAATTGCCCCGGTTTCTTGAGCCACCGCTCGGCATACAACAAAACAAACACTGTGAGCAACGCGGCGAGTGACATATATAACTGGGTTGGCTGTACAGGAGTGTCGGGAAACTGCGCTCCTGCTGGACAAGTAGATGGAAACACGACTGCCCATGGAAGATGAGAGGGGAGACCAAAACAACATCCGTTGAGGAAGCATCCGATTCTCCCGAAAAACTCTCCGACCGCCAATCCGGGAACAAGAATATCGGTTAATGTAAAGAGCGGAATTTTTTTGAGGCGGGAATATAGTATTAGTGCAGCAATTGCAAAAATAACCCCACCCAATAACACCAAGCCGGCAATACCGATTGTACCATCACTTTGAATGGGGCTAATTGTATCGAGCCATCGTCCCCGGAAATCGTCGAGGTGAGTGACGATATAGAGAAAACGTGCGCCAAGCAGCGAAGAGATTAAAATCCAAAGCGATGCATCGTAGACAATTTCACGCGAGAAACCACGATTATCCGCGCGGCGGGCCGATAGCCAAATGCCGAATGCGAATCCGAGAAAGACCATCAAACCGTAACTATGCAGTGCAAATGGGCCGATCCGAAATAGTTCCGAGTGCATAGTTAATCCGGCTTTCCTGCAAGTACCACTACAATTTCCCCTTTCACTACCCTCTTCTCAAAAACTGCTTGTAATTCGCCGAGTGTCCCGCGAACCGTTTCTTCAAATTTTTTCGACAGCTCCCGTACAACACAGCAACGACGCTCTGTTCCGCAGACTGCGATTAACTCGGTGAGAAGTTTTTGCAGGCGTTGCGGTGACTCATACAATACGACAGTTCTTCGCTCATTTGCGATTTCGAGTAATCTCGTCTGTTTACCAGTCCTTGGTAAAAATCCCTCGAAAACAAACCGATGCACCGGCAAACCACTAATAACCAGAGCTGGTATAAGTGCCGTAGCACCGGGCAGACACTCGACTGGAATGTTCTCCGACAATGCCGCTCGAACAATGGAAAAACCGGGGTCGCTGATCGAGGGGGTGCCCGCCGACGAGATAACAGCTACCAGTTTACCCGCTCGCAATTCGTTGAGTAGCCTTTCTAACCGCCGACTGTAATCACCTTGTTCATGATAACAAATGACGGGAGCCGTAATCCCTAATTGACTGAGGAGGTAGCGGGAATGATTGGGGTCTTCAACAGCGATGACTTCGGCAGCTTGCAACACCTCTTTCGCGCGAATCGTGAGATCGCCCATATTACCGACCGGAGTCGGTACTAATACTAAGCGACCATTTACATTCGGTTCAAGATCCGGCATCGCGGGCATACAAAAAATCGGTTCCTACCGAGCGATTTTGAATTTTCGCAATAGGCGGCGATACCCGTTTGTAATGGGAGGTAGCGATACGGCGTTCGATACTTTTCGCAATCGCTGCCGGGAAACCGCTCTGAATCAACTCATCCATTGACAATCGTAAATCGACTCGGTGGTAGAGATAGCGGTCGGCATCGTCGTAAGAAAAACCGAGCTCGTTTTCATCGGTTTGACCATCCCAAAGATCGGCGGTGGGTGGTTTTTCCCAAATCACAGGGGGAAGATTCAACTGTTTCGCCAATGCAACAATCTGGCATTTGTACAAATCGCCAATCGGGCCAAGCGACCACGCGCCATCGCCGAACCATGTCGAATACCCAAGCAGAATTTCGGTTTTATTCGAAGTGCCGATAACAAGCGCTTGTTCGCGCATCGCGATATCGAAGAGCACCGCCATTCGCAACCGGGCGAACAAATTTCCTTTGCGTAATGCACTCATCTCATCGCTAATGTATCCATCCGCCATCGGTGTTATCTCAATGCGAGTCACCGGAAGGTGGATCGCATCTGCGACAAGCCGGGCATCGGCTTCGCTGGCAGGCGAGGAGCCTCTATAGGGCAACATAACACCGAGACAGTTCTCACTGCCAAACGCTTGCACCATCAGCGCTGCTACCACGGCGCTATCGATGCCGCCGGATAAACCGACGACGGCTTTTTGATAGCCAACACGGGTTGTTTCTTCGCGCAGAAACGAAACTAATAAGCGCGACAACGTTGGAAAATGCAACGTGGGCGGTAACGGTAACGACATTGTCTTTACGAAATCCAAATTGAATAATTTACCGGTCTAAACAACGATACTGGATTGCTTCAGCGATGTGAGCGGGCGTGATTTTCTCTGCTCCCGCTAAATCGGCTATAGTACGGGAAACGCGAAGAATCCGGTCGTGCGTGCGCGCCGACAAGTTCAATCTTGTAAATGCTTCCCGCAACAAGGTAAGTCCGGATTGGTCGAGTTCACAGTATTTCTGTAAATCCCGCGAGCCTAAATCAGCATTGCGATAGACTCCGCGTTTCCCGTGGTAGCGTTCGAGCTGGCGGGTACGCGCTGTCTGGACGCGGGTTCGTACAACATCGG from bacterium includes:
- the rsmI gene encoding 16S rRNA (cytidine(1402)-2'-O)-methyltransferase, whose translation is MPAMPDLEPNVNGRLVLVPTPVGNMGDLTIRAKEVLQAAEVIAVEDPNHSRYLLSQLGITAPVICYHEQGDYSRRLERLLNELRAGKLVAVISSAGTPSISDPGFSIVRAALSENIPVECLPGATALIPALVISGLPVHRFVFEGFLPRTGKQTRLLEIANERRTVVLYESPQRLQKLLTELIAVCGTERRCCVVRELSKKFEETVRGTLGELQAVFEKRVVKGEIVVVLAGKPD
- the lgt gene encoding prolipoprotein diacylglyceryl transferase — encoded protein: MHSELFRIGPFALHSYGLMVFLGFAFGIWLSARRADNRGFSREIVYDASLWILISSLLGARFLYIVTHLDDFRGRWLDTISPIQSDGTIGIAGLVLLGGVIFAIAALILYSRLKKIPLFTLTDILVPGLAVGEFFGRIGCFLNGCCFGLPSHLPWAVVFPSTCPAGAQFPDTPVQPTQLYMSLAALLTVFVLLYAERWLKKPGQLFGLYLTIYGPVRILIESIRWYESSMKPFSDLGSAVTVSQMLSVGIFLGGLYLLRRKQPVTKKRKK
- a CDS encoding NAD+ synthase, giving the protein MSLPLPPTLHFPTLSRLLVSFLREETTRVGYQKAVVGLSGGIDSAVVAALMVQAFGSENCLGVMLPYRGSSPASEADARLVADAIHLPVTRIEITPMADGYISDEMSALRKGNLFARLRMAVLFDIAMREQALVIGTSNKTEILLGYSTWFGDGAWSLGPIGDLYKCQIVALAKQLNLPPVIWEKPPTADLWDGQTDENELGFSYDDADRYLYHRVDLRLSMDELIQSGFPAAIAKSIERRIATSHYKRVSPPIAKIQNRSVGTDFLYARDAGS
- the bshB1 gene encoding bacillithiol biosynthesis deacetylase BshB1 — encoded protein: MADVLVVSAHPDDVELACAGTVAKYVNAGKTVALFDLTRGELGTRGTPEQRLQEASAAAKVLGVTIRENAGLPDGRISDASETQKLAIISAIRRHQPKILMYPYPEDRHPDHGACGRLCEQASFLAGLTKIVDGNVPHRPQLKFAFHQAWEQKTTFIVDVTDTWETRMAAMRCFQSQFHDPNSQEPETWIASSDFLEGIEARGRNNGFKIGVKYGESFWHRGPLPVLDLMTLFPESKRHV